In one Fusarium falciforme chromosome 5, complete sequence genomic region, the following are encoded:
- a CDS encoding Choline-phosphate cytidylyltransferase, translating into MSSPSGSSQGGKRKRVSLSRPDSSADLLDNGIQTSSRDASAEEGDTTAAEDGRPHHRAAAVSGPIPKRQRSNSDRIIENNDHTLDPGEPSDTTEASADIAERVGRKARKPSLRDLDNDNDNDNDNDEDEDDIQATEAMPPPPIGKLTDPAGGYKTNPPPVGRAVRVYADGVFDLFHLGHMRQLEQAKKAFPNTTLVVGVTGDHETHKRKGLTVMSAAERSETLRHCKWVDEVIEDCPWIVTPEFLEEHKLDYVAHDDLPYGADEGDDIYQPIKAAGKFLVTQRTEGVSTTGLITRIVRDYEKYIARQFKRGTSRQELNVSWLKKNEMDLKRHVQDLRENITNNWTTTGQELGRELKQFWPTSRPQSPARFNSAGSAEQLRSPTTPGGGSGTPKEFITGYALGLVGGVRSWMTKSRRDVADGSRPASDDESEESDANAKTSTDPAINTPTTTSKL; encoded by the exons atgtcTTCGCCGTCTGGTTCCTCCCAAGGAGGCAAGCGCAAGAGGGTCTCCCTCAGCCGCCCCGACTCGTCTGCcgacctcctcgacaacggcATTCAGACATCTTCTCGTGATGCCTCGGCCGAGGAGGGCGACACCACTGCCGCTGAAGATGGTCGCCCTCACCaccgcgccgccgccgttaGCGGGCCTATTCCTAAGAGGCAGCGCTCCAACTCGGACCGCATCATCGAAAACAACGATCATACCCTCGACCCCGGCGAGCCCAGCGACACCACCGAGGCCAGCGCCGACATCGCCGAGCGTGTTGGTCGAAAGGCCCGCAAGCCCTCCCTGAGGGATCTCGACAATGACAATGACAATGACAATGAcaatgacgaggacgaggacgataTTCAGGCCACAGAGGCCATGCCCCCTCCTCCCATTGGCAAGTTGACCGACCCTGCCGGTGGTTACAAGACCAACCCTCCTCCCGTTGGTCGAGCTGTCCGTGTCTACGCCGATGGAGTCTTTGATCTGTTCCATCTTGG CCACATGCGCCAGCTCgagcaggccaagaaggccttCCCCAACACCACTCTGGTCGTCGGCGTCACTGGCGACCACGAGACGCATAAGCGAAAGGGTTTGACCGTCATGTCCGCCGCTGAGCGCTCCGAGACCCTCCGTCACTGCAAATGGGTTGATGAGGTCATTGAGGACTGCCCTTGGATCGTCACCCCCGAGTTCCTCGAGGAGCACAAGCTCGACTACGTTGCCCACGACGATCTCCCATACGGTGccgacgagggcgacgacaTTTACCAGcccatcaaggctgctggcAAGTTCCTCGTCACCCAGCGAACAGAGGGTGTGAGCACCACTGGTCTCATTACAAG AATCGTCCGCGATTACGAAAAGTACATTGCCCGACAGTTCAAGCGCGGCACCTCCCGCCAGGAGCTCAACGTGAGCTGGCTCAAGAAGAACGAGATGGACCTCAAGCGCCACGTCCAGGACCTGCGCGagaacatcaccaacaactgGACCACCACCGGTCAGGAGCTCGGCCGCGAGCTCAAGCAGTTCTGGCCCACCAGCCGACCTCAGAGCCCTGCCCGGTTTAACAGCGCCGGCAGCGCCGAGCAGCTGCGATCGCCTACCACCCCAGGCGGCGGCTCCGGTACTCCCAAGGAGTTCATTACCGGTTACGCCCTGGGTCTTGTCGGTGGTGTGCGATCATGG ATGACCAAGAGCCGAAGAGACGTGGCAGACGGCAGCCGACCcgccagcgacgacgagtcgGAAGAGAGCGATGCCAACGCCAAGACGTCAACAGACCCCGCGATCAACACCCCGACGACCACCTCCAAGCTATAG
- a CDS encoding Pectate lyase has protein sequence MRTATLLAVANLGTAFAAVQIYGQCGGGAFTGETDCADGSTCVEMNEWYSQCIPGAQGGNSGSNPPAQEVEVPESTEAPATEVSSVEEEEENNDDETAPVETSAPVVSSQPAEEEGDDEESAPVETSAPAVPSQPAEEESTPVVEPTSAAAAPTSGSGSGSGSGSGSGGITRTIPASSGSTNAATAIPVSGELDGGMMYYDRSPAVCKDQTETGEADAMFILEDGATLRNVIIGPGQAEGVHCKGTCTLENVWFEDVCEDAITLKQKSGTSIIRGGGAFHASDKVVQFNGRGTVEISDFYVEDYGKLVRACGNCKDNGGPRNVVIENIAAVDGGVLCGINTNYGDTCTISNSCQDSGKTCDLFEGNSDGSEPTKLSSGPDGTSCKADSFSETC, from the exons ATGCGAACCGCTACCCTTCTTGCAGTTGCCAACCTTGGCACGGCCTTTGCTGCCGTTCAGATCTACGGCCAGTGCGGTGGAGGTGCCTTTACCGGAGAGACTGACTGTGCTGATGGCTCTACCTGTGTCGAGATGAATGAGTGGTACAGCCAGTGTATCCCTGGTGCTCAGGGTGGAAACTCTGGCTCCAACCCTCCCGCTCAGGAGGTCGAGGTTCCCGAGTCCACTGAGGCCCCCGCCACTGAGGTCTCCtctgttgaggaggaggaggagaacaacGACGATGAGACCGCTCCCGTAGAGACTTCCGCTCCCGTTGTTTCTTCGCAgcctgccgaggaggaaggtgatgacgaggagtCTGCTCCTGTCGAGACCTCTGCTCCTGCTGTTCCCTCTCAGCCCGCTGAGGAGGAGTCCACCCCCGTCGTCGAGCCTAccagcgctgctgctgctcccacCTCTGGCTCCGGTAGCGGATctggctccggctccggctctggTGGCATCACCCGAACCATTCCCGCCTCCAGCGGCTCTACCAACGCCGCTACTGCCATCCCCGTCTCCGGCGAGCTCGACGGTGGCATGATGTACTACGACCGATCTC CCGCTGTCTGCAAGGACCAGACCGAGACCGGTGAGGCTGACGCTATGTTCATCCTCGAGGACGGCGCCACCCTCCGCAACGTCATCATCGGCCCCGGCCAGGCCGAGGGCGTCCACTGCAAGGGCACCTGCACCCTCGAGAACGTCTGGTTCGAGGATGTCTGCGAGGACGCCATCACCCTCAAGCAAAAGTCTGGCACCTCCATCATCCGCGGTGGCGGTGCTTTCCACGCCTCCGACAAGGTCGTCCAGTTCAACGGCCGCGGCACCGTCGAGATCTCTGACTTTTACGTCGAGGACTACGGCAAGCTTGTCCGAGCTTGCGGTAACTGCAAGGACAACGGTGGCCCCCGCAACGTTGTCATTGAAAACATTGCCGCTGTTGACGGTGGTGTTCTCTGCGGCA TCAACACCAACTACGGCGACACCTGCACCATCAGCAACTCTTGCCAGGACTCTGGCAAGACCTGCGATCTCTTCGAGGGTAACTCTGACGGGTCTGAGCCCACCAAGCTCAGCAGCGGCCCCGACGGCACCTCCTGCAAGGCCGATTCCTTCTCCGAGACCTGCTAG
- a CDS encoding Polyadenylate-binding protein 2 — protein MSDSGKPEEKPTAEHEHEHEHEHEHEPETEMNANEEEEITAMKRRVAEMEEEAKKLREMQATLEQQSADLADDKESIDARSIFVGNVDYSASPEEIQAHFQSCGSINRVTILLDKFTGQPKGYAYVEFTEPSLVAQALVLNESVFKGRNIKVTPKRTNIPGMSRGRGRGGFRGGRGFHGRGSFPRGGYRGGYRGRGRGFAPY, from the exons ATGTCAGACTCGGGCAAACCGGAGGAGAAGCCCACGGCCGAGCACGAGCATGAGCATGAGCACGAGCACGAGCACGAGCCGGAAACCGAGATGAATGCGAACGAGGAG GAAGAGATCACTGCCATGAAGCGCCGGGTAGCGGaaatggaggaggaggccaagaagctccgAGAGATGCAGGCTACTCTAGAACAGCAGTCCGCCGATCTGGCAGATGACAAGGAGTCGATCGATGCGCGCAGCATCTTTGTGGGCAACGTCGACTACTCTGCCTCGCCCGAGGAGATCCAGGCTCACTTCCAGAGCTGCGGCTCCATCAACCGAGTCACCATCTTGCTTGACAAGTTTACTGGACAACCGAAGGG GTACGCTTATGTCGAGTTCACCGAGCCCAGCCTGGTCGCCCAGGCCCTCGTCCTTAACGAGAGCGTGTTCAAAGGGCGCAACATCAAGGTGACACCCAAGCGCACCAACATCCCAGGCATGAGCCGGGGCCGCGGTCGTGGAGGCTTCCGTGGAGGTCGAGGATTCCACGGCAGAGGCAGCTTTCCTCGAGGAGGCTACCGCGGTGGTTATCGGGGCCGTGGTCGAGGCTTTGCTCCCTATTAG
- a CDS encoding Rab-GAP TBC domain-containing protein, translated as MWSSSGSSKKPAQSPHRRRRWSNSINCCLTDRSESVSPFWRPPPRDSHSSTPKRSITSPGGHGSGLVVGAAYSHADILKFDSLNPSSSSRPKTPPSSSSTKIRVHEASPPPRTTPSKASSPPYKSYINFLSNTNDDWKADEDDMMDYEDDDGDDFGLPSLSSMKRRSRRIATQNRAESSTLSPTTEEPPDALHSRRYSNSADIAVERPAPTYPMPKKSEGKILRPQYKEILRDPANALHLINYPTVPANATPKEADAINSRITRINKFKKLLQASTISLPDLRSLAWSGVPQEVRAMTWQLLLSYLPANSERRLATLERKRKEYLDGVRQAFERGGGNAATGTTSTAPTGRTRGLDEAIWHQISIDIPRTNPHIELYSYEATQRSLERILYLWAVRHPASGYVQGINDLVTPFWQVFLGIYIGDPNIESGMDPGQLPKSVLDAVEADSFWCLTKLLDGIQDHYIVAQPGIQRQVAALRDLTARIDGNLSKHLEQEGVEFIQFSFRWMNCLLMREISVKNTIRMWDTYLAEEQGFSEFHLYVCAAFLVKWSDKLVRMDFQEIMMFLQCLPTKDWTEKDIELLLSEAFIWQSLFKGSAAHLKGQPAREPVTNLQL; from the exons ATGTGGTCCTCCTCTGGGAGCAGCAAGAAGCCCGCTCAGTCG CCCCACCGCCGCAGGAGATGGTCCAACTCG ATCAATTGCTGCTTGACAGATCGCTCAGA GTCCGTATCGCCATTCTGGAGACCGCCTCCAAGAGACAGCCACAGTTCTACCCCTAAGAGGAGTATCACGTCGCCTGGAGGCCATGGCTCTGGCCTCGTGGTCGGCGCCGCCTATTCACATGCCGATATTCTCAAGTTTGACTCCCT AAACCCATCCAGCTCCTCTCGACCAAAGACccccccttcttcctcctcaaccaAGATTCGAGTCCACGAAGCTTCTCCCCCGCCACGTACAACCCCGAGCAAGGCATCGTCGCCGCCCTACAAGAGTTACATCAACTTCCTCTCCAACACCAACGATGACTGGAAGGCGGACGAAGACGATATGATGGActacgaggacgacgacggtgaTGACTTTGGACTGCCCAGTCTTTCGAGCATGAAGAGGAGGTCGCGGCGCATCGCTACGCAGAACAGGGCCGAGTCAAGTACGTTATCGCCGACTACAGAGGAACCTCCCGATGCCCTTCACTCGAGACGGTATTCAAATAGCGCCGATATCGCTGTCGAGCGTCCCGCGCCTACATATCCCATGCCCAAAAAGAGCGAGGGCAAGATCCTCCGACCTCAGTATAAGGAGATCCTCAGAG ACCCTGCCAACGCCCTGCACCTCATCAACTACCCAACCGTCCCCGCGAACGCTACACCAAAGGAAGCCGATGCTATTAATTCTCGGATCACCCGTATCAACAAgttcaagaagctcctccaagCCTCTACTATCTCACTGCCCGACCTGAGGTCGCTGGCCTGGTCTGGCGTGCCCCAGGAGGTCCGCGCCATGACCTGGCAGCTCCTTCTCAGCTACCTACCTGCAAACAGCGAGCGCCGGCTCGCCACATTGGAGAGGAAGCGCAAGGAGTATCTCGATGGCGTACGTCAGGCCTTTGAAAGGGGCGGTGGAAATGCTGCGACCGGTACGACTAGCACAGCCCCTACAGGCAGGACGCGGGGCTTGGATGAGGCAATCTGGCATCAGATCAGCATCGATATTCCCCGAACAAACCCGCACATCGAGCTCTACAGCTACGAGGCCACTCAGCGGTCGCTGGAGCGCATCCTCTACCTGTGGGCGGTGCGACACCCGGCCAGCGGTTATGTTCAGGGCATCAATGACCTGGTGACGCCATTCTGGCAGGTCTTCCTTGGTATCTACATCGGGGACCCCAATATTGAGTCTGGCATGGACCCAGGACAGCTCCCCAAGTCGGTTCTTGACGCGGTCGAGGCTGACTCCTTCTGGTGCTTGACCAAGCTGCTTGATGGCATCCAGGATCATTATATTGTGGCTCAGCCTGGTATTCAGCGCCAGGTTGCTGCCCTCCGTGATCTCACAGCGCGTATCGACGGCAATTTGTCCAAGCACTTGGAACAAGAGGGTGTAGAGTTTATTCAGTTCAGTTTCCGCTGGATGAACTGTCTCCTGATGAGAGAAATTAGTGTCAAAAACACTATCCGCATGTGGGACACTTATCTG GCCGAGGAACAGGGCTTCTCCGAGTTTCACCTCTACGTCTGCGCCGCCTTCCTCGTCAAGTGGTCCGACAAGCTCGTCCGCATGGACTTTCAGGAGATCATGATGTTCCTTCAGTGCCTCCCCACAAAGGACTGGACCGAGAAGGACATTGAGCTGCTCCTCAGCGAAGCCTTTATCTGGCAGAGCCTCTTCAAGGGCTCGGCCGCTCATCTCAAGGGTCAGCCAGCCCGTGAGCCCGTTACGAACCTGCAACTCTAG
- a CDS encoding NADH-ubiquinone oxidoreductase 19.3 kDa subunit, mitochondrial has product MLPASRSAAAMALRVKPSMAIAPFRTTAAAFSTNSRRDASALQTHSASSGLAKVRKEVPLPSEEGTKSVIQYALTTLDVIANWARQSSLWPMTFGLACCAVEMMHLSTPRYDQDRLGIIFRASPRQSDVMIVAGTLTNKMAPALRQVYDQMPDPRWVVSMGSCANGGGYYHYSYSVVRGCDRIVPVDVYVPGCPPTSEALMYGIFQLQRKMRNTKITRMWYRR; this is encoded by the exons ATGCTTCCCGCCTCGCGATCCGCGGCCGCAATGGCCCTCCGAG TCAAGCCCTCGATGGCCATTGCCCCCTTCAGaaccaccgccgccgccttctcGACCAATTCTCGTCGCGATGCCAGTGCCCTGCAGACCCATTCGGCCTCGTCGGGTCTTGCCAAGGTCCGCAAGGAGGTCCCTCTTCCCAGTGAGGAGGGTACCAAGAGCGTCATCCAATACGCCCT TACCACCCTCGATGTGATAGCCAACTGGGCTCGTCAGTCCTCACTCTGGCCCATGACCTTCGGTCTTGCCTGCTGCGCCGTCGAGATGATGCACCTTTCCACCCCACGATACGATCAGGATCGTCTCGGTATCATTTTCCGAGCTTCTCCCCGACAGTCCGACGTCATGATCGTTGCCGGCACCCTCACCAACAAGATGGCTCCCGCCCTCCGACAGGTCTACGATCAGATGCCCGACCCCCGCTGGGTCGTCTCCATGGGTTCTTGTGCCAACGGTGGAGGTTACTACCACTACAGCTACAGCGTCGTCCGCGGCTGCGACCGTATCGTCCCCGTCGACGTCTACGTCCCCGGATGCCCCCCCACCAGCGAGGCCCTCATGTACGGCATCTTCCAGCTCCAGCGCAAGATGCGCAACACCAAGATCACCCGCATGTGGtaccgacgatga
- a CDS encoding E3 ubiquitin-protein ligase: protein MTSRTDSGLPKPNLRVTIIAADGLYKRDVFRFPDPFAVATINGEQTKTTTVSKRTLNPYWNESFDFRSNEDSILAVQVFDQKKFKKKDQGFLGVINIRVGDVMPELSADADDMRLSDQMLTRDLKKSTDNLVVHGKLIINLSCNLSAPARGGQASSTRPSLGAGPSNLSSLSAPPSENRPGSSMSGPNGAASSQVNLPHRPSSINSVGGASAPGPNASGQPRQSNQLSPFEDAQGRLPAGWERREDNLGRTYYVDHNTRTTSWNRPTSNGTQEQRSDREAATQVERQRHQNRTLPEDRTGSNSPTLQAQQPQQSSSPTANAGAVMHTGATSPGSGELPPGWEQRWTPEGRPYFVDHNTRTTTWVDPRRQQYIRMYGGQNNANGQIQQQPVSQLGPLPSGWEMRLTNTARVYFVDHNTKTTTWDDPRLPSSLDQNVPQYKRDFRRKLIYFRSQPAMRILSGQCHIKVRRSHIFEDSFAEITRQSATDLKKRLMIKFDGEDGLDYGGLSREFFFLLSHEMFNPFYCLFEYSAHDNYTLQINPHSGINPEHLNYFKFIGRVVGLAIFHRRFLDAFFIGALYKMMLGKAVALADMEGVDADFHRSLQWMLDNDISGGILEQTFSTEDERFGVMTTEDLIPNGRNIEVTNENKKEYVDLMVKWRIEKRIAEQFQAFKEGFQELIPQDLINVFDERELELLIGGIAEIDVDDWKKHTDYRGYTESDEVVQNFWATVRSWDGEQKSRLLQFTTGTSRIPVNGFKDLQGSDGPRRFTIEKAGEITNLPKAHTCFNRLDLPAYKSLEMLQQKLTIAVEETMGFGQE from the exons ATGACCAGTCGCACCGATTCCGGGCTGCCCAA GCCCAACCTTCGGGTTACGA TTATCGCCGCCGACGGTCTTTATAAGAGGGATGTTTTCC GCTTCCCCGACCCCTTCGCCGTCGCAACCATCAACGGAGAgcagacgaagacgacgaccgTCAGCAAGAGGACCCTTAACCCGTACTGGAATGAGAGCTTTGACTT CCGTTCCAACGAAGATAGCATTTTGGCAGTTCAGGTCTTTGACCAAAAAAAGTTTAAGAAGAAGGACCAAGGTTTCCTGGGCGTCATCAATATCCGAGTTGGAGATGTCATGCCCGAACTCAGTGCGGACGCTGACG ACATGCGCCTTTCAGACCAGATGCTTACACGAGACCTGAAGAAATCAACCGATAACCTTGTTGTCCATGGCAAGCTAATCATTAACCTTTCTTGCAACCTCAGCGCCCCAGCCCGCGGTGGCCAAGCATCGTCAACTCGACCTTCACTCGGCGCCGGCCCTTCGAacctctcctccctctccgcaCCCCCCTCAGAGAACCGCCCAGGATCCTCCATGTCCGGACCAAATGGAGCTGCCAGCTCGCAGGTCAACCTGCCGCACCGCCCCTCTAGCATCAACTCTGTTGGTGGCGCCAGCGCTCCTGGGCCAAATGCCAGTGGGCAGCCTCGCCAGTCAAACCAGCTGAGTCCATTCGAGGATGCGCAGGGGCGTCTGCCTGCTGGTTGGGAACGCCGTGAAGACAACCTGGGACGTACATACTACGTTGATCACAACACTCGAACGACGAGCTGGAACCGTCCAACTTCGAATGGCACCCAGGAACAGCGAAGCGACAGAGAGGCGGCCACTCAGGTGGAGCGGCAGAGACACCAGAACCGTACCCTACCCGAGGACCGAACTGGCTCCAACTCGCCTACTCTTCAAgcacagcagcctcagcaatCATCATCCCCGACCGCTAACGCCGGCGCGGTGATGCACACTGGGGCTACGAGCCCAGGTTCAGGCGAGCTACCACCAGGATGGGAACAGAGATGGACCCCCGAGGGTCGACCCTACTTTGTTGATCATAACACCAGAACAACCACTTGGGTTGATCCGCGCCGACAGCAGTATATCCGCATGTACGGTGGCCAGAACAACGCCAACGGACagatccagcagcagccagtATCACAACTCGGCCCCCTTCCAAGCGGCTGGGAGATGCGCTTGACGAACACAGCTCGTGTCTACTTCGTCGACCACAACACTAAGACCACAACCTGGGACGACCCACGACTTCCGTCATCACTCGACCAGAACGTTCCTCAATACAAGCGAGACTTCCGAAGAAAGCTCATCTACTTCCGTTCCCAGCCGGCGATGCGCATTCTTAGTGGACAGTGCCACATCAAGGTGAGACGGTCTCATATCTTTGAGGATTCGTTTGCGGAAATTACTCGCCAATCGGCTACGGATCTGAAGAAGCGGTTGATGATCAAGTTCGATGGCGAGGACGGTTTGGATTACGGTGGTCTCTCACGAGagttcttcttcctcctttcaCACGAAATGTTCAACCCCTTCTATTGTCTGTTCGAGTACTCGGCCCACGACAACTACACCCTCCAGATCAACCCTCACTCTGGAATCAACCCGGAACATCTGAATTACTTCAAGTTTATTGGCCGTGTCGTTGGTTTGGCTATTTTCCACCGCCGATTCCTGGACGCCTTCTTCATTGGCGCCCTTTACAAGATGATGCTTGGAAAGGCAGTCGCTCTTGCGGACATGGAGGGTGTTGATGCCGACTTCCACCGATCTTTGCAGTGGATGCTGGACAACGACATTTCGGGTGGAATTTTGGAGCAGACGTTTTCGACTGAGGACGAGCGCTTTGGAGTCATGACAACGGAGGACCTCATTCCCAACGGACGAAACATTGAGGTCACCAACGAGAACAAGAAGGAGTATGTTGATCTCATGGTCAAGTGGCGAATCGAGAAGCGCATTGCAGAGCAGTTCCAGGCTTTCAAGGAGGGCTTCCAAGAGCTCATCCCTCAAGATCTCATCAACGTCTTTGATGAGCgtgagcttgagcttctgaTTGGTGGTATTGCTGAGATCGATGTCGATGACTGGAAGAAGCACACCGATTATAGAGGATACACTGAGTCGGATGAGGTTGTTCAGAACTTCTGGGCGACGGTGCGCTCGTGGGATGGAGAGCAGAAGTCGCGACTACTACAGTTCACGACGGGTACTTCTCGAATCCCTGTCAACGGATTCAAGGATCTTCAGGGCAGTGATGGCCCCCGACGATTCACGATTGAAAAAGCAGGAGAGATTACCAACCTACCCAAGGCACATACTTG TTTCAACCGACTCGACTTGCCCGCTTATAAGAGTCTAGAAATGCTTCAACAGAAGCTCACGATTGCTGTTGAAGAGACAATGGGCTTTGGCCAGGAGTAG
- a CDS encoding Eukaryotic translation initiation factor 3 subunit I, with amino-acid sequence MRPILLAGHERALTQIRYNLDGDLIFSVAKDQQICVWFSHNGERLGTYHGHVGAIWTVDVNPTSTMIASGSADNTIRLWEVKTGRLIKTWEFPTAVKRVEFNEDGTKLLGVTEKRMGYLSNIVVVDINPDVNAEQSDEKVLTIVCDESKATVAGWSALSKYIIAGHEDGSVSRYDAKTGDLLDNVPVHELNQPIVDLQWSPDRTYFITACKDKTAKLISARDLEVLKTYVADTPLNSATITPKKDFVILGGGQAAMDVTRTSARQGKFEARFYHKIFEDEIGRVRGHFGPLNTVAADPTGKSYASGGEDGYVRVHHFDKGYFDFNYEVERERLNRMQ; translated from the exons ATGCGGCCCATTCTTCTTGCCGGGCACGAGCGTGCGCTCACCCAGATTCG ATACAACCTCGATGGCGACCTCATCTTCTCCGTCGCCAAGGACCAGCAGATCTGCGTCTGGTTCTCTCACAACGGCGAGCGTCTCGGAACCTACCACGGCCATGTCGGTGCCATCTGGACTGTCGACGTCAACCCTACCTCGACCATGATCGCCTCGGGCTCCGCCGACAACACCATCCGCCTCTGGGAGGTCAAGACCGGCCGCCTCATCAAGACCTGGGAGTTCCCCACCGCCGTCAAGCGAGTCGAGTTCAACGAGGACGGCACCAAGCTGCTGGGTGTCACCGAGAAGCGTATGGGTTACCTCTCCAacattgtcgtcgtcgacatcaACCCCGACGTCAACGCCGAGCAGAGTGACGAGAAGGTCCTGACCATCGTCTGCGACGAGAGCAAGGCCACCGTCGCTGGCTGGAGCGCCCTGAGCAAGTACATCATCGCCGGCCACGAGGATGGCAGCGTGAGCCGATACGACGCCAAGACCGGTGACCTGCTGGACAACGTCCCCGTCCATGAGCTTAACCAGCCCATCGTCGACCTCCAGTGGTCTCCCGACCGAACTTATTTCATCACTGCGTGCAAGGACAAGACTGCCAAG ctcatctcTGCCCGCGACCTCGAGGTTCTCAAGACATACGTCGCCGATACTCCCCTAAACAGTGCTACTATCACCCCCAAGAAGGACTTTGTCATTCTCGGTGGTGGTCAGGCCGCCATGGACGTCACCCGAACCTCTGCCCGTCAGGGTAAGTTCGAGGCCCGCTTCTACCACAAGATCTTCGAGGACGAGATCGGCCGTGTGCGAGGCCACTTCGGTCCCCTCAACACCGTCGCCGCCGACCCCACCGGCAAGAGCTACGCAAGCGGCGGAGAGGACGGCTACGTTCGAGTTCACCACTTCGACAAGGGCTACTTCGACTTCAACTACGAGGTCGAGAGGGAGCGGTTGAACCGAATGCAGTAG